The genomic region CACTTTCTTCCCGCGCTCAAGTACAATGGGCTTTAAACCACGCTCTAAGCAGCGATAAGCAGCAAATAAACCTGCAGGGCCAGCTCCAATAATGATTACTGGTTTAGCATTATTTACCTGCTGGAGTTTCGTGTGGAATTGAGGCGTTTCAACCGGCTCGTCGATAAAATAAACGACGCGCATACGGAACAATACCTGTTTCCCACGGGCATCAATAGAGCGCTTGCGCACATGAAAACCCTGAACACGTTTTTCGGATATTCCCAGCTTCTTAACGCCTTCTTTTAGGATGAAAGCTTCGTCGTTAACATGCGCCGGGCTAAGAGCGATTTCTATTTCTTTCTGCATATATATGTTGGGGTTTTATCCCAAAAGTCCTGCAAAGATATTAAATCTGCTATAATTTCAGTACGCATATCATTTGGTATGTGCTTTGATATGGTTTGTATTTAAAAACAATTTCTTAATTTTAGACGTATACTAAGAAAACATTACACATGAAAAGATTATTAATCGTATTTGTTGGCCTACTTACTGCACTTTCGTTTAGCTCTTGTGGATACAACACGATGGTATCTCAGGACGAGAATGTAAAAGCGAAATGGGCGCAGGTTGAGAATGCTTACCAGCGTAGAGCCGACCTTATTCCAAACCTTGTGAACACGGTAAAAGGTGCAGCACAACACGAAAAGGGAACTTTAGAAGCTGTTGTTGAGGCGCGTGCTAAAGCAACATCGGTAACTGTAGATCCTTCGAACTTAAGCGAAGAAGCTATTGCTAACTACCAACAGACACAAGATGCATTATCGCAGTCTATCGGTCGTTTGTTAGTAAGCGTAGAGGCTTATCCTGATTTGAAAGCGAACTCAAACTTCCAAGAGCTACAGGCACAATTGGAAGGTACAGAGAACAGAATTTCTGTAGAGCGCCGCGCGTATAATGATGCCGTTCAGGAATACAATACCACTGTTCGTAGTTTCCCGAACAACATTATGGCAGGTATTTTTGGCTTCAAAGCGAAAGGTACTTTCAAAGCTGCTGAAGGGGCTGATAAGGCGCCAACAGTATCATTTTAATGATTTTAAATATTAGATCATAATACAAAGATGAATGTTGGTAATATGTTACTAAACATTCATCTTTTTTTTCGGAAATATATTTGTTTTCAATGGCCATCAAGAACTTTCAGCCTTGTTGGTGTTTCAATGGAAATATGAAAGGTTATTGGTATAAAGATGGAAATATTCAATCAAGAGGAGCAGGAAAAGATCGTACAGGCAATCAGCTTAGCAGAGAACCGGACTTCGGGTGAGATACGCCTAGTGGTTGAGCGTCAGCTGCATGGCTTAGAAGCATACGACCAAGCGAAGCATTATTTTGAGAAACTTAAAATGCACCATACAACGCTGCGTAATGGCGTTCTGATTTACCTGGCAACGCAAGATCATCAGTTTGCGATAATTGGAGATGCCGGCATACACGCGAAAGTGGGTGATGATTTTTGGCAGAGTACAAAGGAAAAGATGGTGTCTTTTTTCCGTCAGGGCGATTATATGAATGGCCTTATTGAAGGTATTCATGAAGCTGGTGCACAGTTGGCGACGTTTTTTCCAAGACGTGAGGATGATGTAAATGAATTACCGAACGATATTTATTTTGGTAAACAATAAACATATGTTGAATAAAATGCAAAGTTTAAAAGGCTCAACAAAACTATTTTTTACCTTTTTCTTGGGCTTACTACTATCCGTTGTTGCGGTAGCCCAGGACTTCCCTGCGGTCCCCAATCGCTTAGTTACTGACTATACAAACACATTAAGCTCGGGCCAGCAGATGGAATTGGAACAAAAGCTACTTGCTTTCGAAGATTCTACGTCCATACAGATTGCTGTGGTGGTCATGAACTCCACTGGAGACTATGATATCGCAGACTATGGCGATCGGCTTGCCAAACAATGGGGCATCGGGAACAAGAAGTACGACAATGGTATTCTGTTCTTGGTCGCTTTGGGCGATCGCGCGGTAACTATCCGAACCGGATATGGTTTAGAAGGTGCTGTTCCGGACGTTATTGCTTATCGTATTATCGAAAATGAAGTAAAGCCCGCTTTCAGACAGGGAAACTATTTCTCGGGAATAGATAATGGCGTCAATGCCATTATATCTTATTCGAAGGGCGAATATAAAGCGGATCCGAAGGATAGCTACTCGACAGAAGGTGGCGGCGGTATCCCGATTATTTTTATCATCATCATCATCTTTGTGGTGCTTGCGTTGATCTCTCGTGGCGGCGGTGGCAAGAATGGCGGTGGTCGCGTAATGAATGGACGTGGGTCATCGGATTTATTCTGGTGGACCTTACTGAACTCCCTAGGACGAGGCGGAAATGACGACGACCGTTTCGGAGGTGGAGGCTTTGGCGGTGGCTTCGGTGGAGGCGGCGGCGGAGGTTTCGGCGGATTCGGAGGAGGTGGCTTCGGAGGTGGCGGCGCCAGCGGGCGATGGTAGTTATGATAAAAATGATTAACTTTATGGTAAATAATATATGAATAAAATGAAAAGAGGAATTTTATGTTTGTTAGGAGCGATCCCTAGCTTATTATTTGCCCAAGAAGCTTTTTCAGTGAAGGGTAAACTACAAAATACAGACGCTCCGGCGAAGGTATACATTCAGTACGCAGCGGATGGGCAGCGCGTAATTGACTCTGCAGCAGTTGTTAAAGGAGCATTCTCTTACAACGGAACAGTTTCAGAGCCTACGCAAGCGCAGTTGATCCTTTCTCCTGATGGTGCTGGAATCCGTACCTTAAGAAACCCTGATCGTACGGCAATTTACTTATCTAAGGGTGTTATCAATGTGGAGGGAGCTACATTGAAAGACGCTAAGGTATCAGGAAATGCTATCAACGACGATTTTGCAAAATACAGAGCCTTAGTTGCTCCGTTAAATGCTGAATTTGAGGTGTTAAACAAAGAATATCAGGCTGCTTCTGACGAGCAAAAGAATGATGAAGCATTCGTAAATGGTTTGCAAGAACGTGCTTCTGCAATCTTTGAAAAGCAAACGAAGATCGGCGAAGAGTTTGCCTTGAACAACCCGAACAGCTATGTTGCGATGAACCTATTGGAAGAGATGATTTCTGCGGAAAACGTTGTTTCTGTGGGCGAACCGGCTTACAACAAGTTGTCAGCAGCATTGAAAAACACAGCGAAAGGTAAAGCTATTGCGAAGAAAATCGAGACCTTGAAGAAGGTAGCAATTGGTGCAACGGCTCCTGAATTTGCATTGCCAGATACATCAGGTAATGTACTTGCTTTGTCTTCATTACGTGGAAAATACGTTCTAATCGACTTCTGGGCTAGCTGGTGTGGTCCTTGTCGTGGTGAAAACCCGAACGTAGTGGCAGCATTCAACAAGTTCAAAGACAAAAACTTTACGGTATTAGGTGTGTCTTTAGACCGCGAGAACGGTAAAGAAGCTTGGATGAAAGCAATTAAAGATGATAAATTAGAGCAATGGCCTCATGTTTCAGACTTAAAATTCTGGAAATCAGAGGTGGTAGGCTTATACGGGATCCAAGGAATTCCTCAGAACTTCCTAATCGATCCACAAGGTAAGATCATCGCATCAAACCTTCGTGGCGCAGCATTAGAAGCAAAGTTAGCAGAGGTAATTAAGTAACAATTTACTAGGTTTCAAAAAAATTACAAAAGGGAAAGGCGCCGATTTCGGCGCCTTTCTCTTTTGTAATTTTCAGTATTTAGTAGTTAGTATTTAGTATTAAGACCTAGTCTGGGAAACAGAGTCTAGTTATCAGACATTAGACCCTCGTTTGGACCTTTGGTCGCGATAAGATGGTTGTCTTGAATTATCTTATTTCTTATGTCTAAAATCTAATTCCCGCCCTAGGTCTAACTACTAACTACTAAATACTAACTACTATCCAAATAAAGCACTAAACACATCTTCCAGCGTTGCGACTGGGCGAATGGCGATATCGTATTTCTTGGCGTCTAGGCCTTTGGTGTTGTATTTAGAGATGAATATTTGTCCGAAGCCTAGTTTTTCGGCTTCTTGTATGCGTTGTTCGATTCGATTTACGGCGCGTATCTCACCGGAGAGGCCTACTTCACCGGCGAAGGTGATGTTAGAGCCTAGGGGGATATCTTGTTGTGAGGAGATGATTGCAGCAACGACGGCGAGGTCAATTGCGGGGTCTTCGACGCGTATTCCGCCGGCAATATTCAGGAAGACGTCCTGTGCGCTAAGGCGGAAGCCGAAGCGTTTTTCTAATACAGCCAACAGCATATTCAGGCGTTTGGTATCGAATCCCGTAGAGCTCCTTTGTGGGGTTCCGTATGCTGAATTAGAAACTAAGGCCTGCACTTCGATCATTAAGGGGCGCATGCCTTCTAACATAGCTGCAACTGCTGTACCGCTCACCTGCTCTTCGCGTTGCGACAACATGATTTCCGAAGGATTCGAGACCTCACGTAACCCGGAGCCTTGCATCTCGTATATTCCTAGCTCTGATGATGAACCGAAGCGGTTTTTTACTGCGCGTAGGATTCGGTAGACATGGTTTCTGTCGCCTTCAAATTGCAAGACGGTATCCACCATGTGCTCTAATACCTTTGGGCCCGCGATTGAGCCATCCTTCGTGATATGGCCCACAATAAACACGGGAGTATTGGTTTCCTTCGCAAAGCGAAGCAGCTCTGCAGTACACTCGCGCACTTGCGATACAGAGCCCGGCGCTGATTCAATCTGTGCAGAATGTAGCGTCTGTATAGAGTCAATTACCAATAGGTTTGGCTGTACCTGGTCGATCTGTTTAAAGATGTTCTGCATCGATGTCTCTGTCAGGATGTAGCAGTTCGCATTGGAGGTCTGAACGAGGCGTTCAGCGCGCATCTTTATCTGCTGCTCGCTTTCCTCCCCCGAGATATATAATGTTTTCACATGGGAGACCGTAAGGGCTAATTGAAGCATCAAGGTAGATTTACCAATTCCTGGTTCTCCACCGATCAAGACCAGTGAGCCCGGAACAATTCCTCCGCCTAAGACGCGGTTGAATTCTTTATCGGGAGTAACGATGCGCTGCTCCTCGGAATAGACAATTTCATGGATGATAGCGGCCTTGTTTGCCCGCTTCGTATCTGCCTTCGAACTGGCGGTACTCCGCCATTCGGGTACTCGGGAAGAAGATTTCTCAACCACTTCTTCAACAAAAGTATTCCATTGCTTGCAAGAAGGACATTGTCCTAACCATTTAGGCGAGTCGTATCCACAGGATTGGCAGAAGTATGCCGATTTAGTTTTAGCCATTGAGCTAAATTAAAAAAAGATGAGTACAAGTTGTAACAATACTGTACTATTGTCTACAAATAAGGAAAGATGTATAGTAACCTGGAACAAGAATTTGTGTCGTTGCTGGAGGAAAATCAGAATATCCTCCACAAGATCTGCAAGCTGTATACAGTGGATCTTGCCTCGCATCAAGATCTTTTCCAGGAGATGGTCATCCAACTGTGGAAGTCTTACCCGATGTTCAAAGGGGATTCCAAATTTTCTACCTGGGCATATCGCGTATCCTTGAATACCGCCATATCCCTCTACCGAGGTCGAAAAATAAAGATTACAACAGTCGACTGGGATAATTCCTTGGCGAATATTCGATATGAAGAGTATAATACTGAGGAGGAGGAGCGACTGAAGTCGCTGTATGAAGCCGTTCGGCAGTTGAGCGATATTGATAAAGCGTTAGTCTATATGTATTTGGAGGATAAAGATTATAGCGAGATATCGGAAACCTTGGGGATCAGCGAGGTGAACGCCAGGGTGAAGATGAACAGGATAAAGACCAAATTGAAAAACATGTTGGCAAAACAAAAAATAGCGTAATGGACGAACTGGATTTTTTAAAACAGCATTGGAATAAAGACGAGGATTTTCCGAAGGTCGATAAAGAGGGGATACGGAAAATGCTGCATAACAGCTCGTCTTCCATCGTCAAGTGGATTTTCTACATCAGTATCA from Sphingobacterium sp. BN32 harbors:
- a CDS encoding LemA family protein; the encoded protein is MKRLLIVFVGLLTALSFSSCGYNTMVSQDENVKAKWAQVENAYQRRADLIPNLVNTVKGAAQHEKGTLEAVVEARAKATSVTVDPSNLSEEAIANYQQTQDALSQSIGRLLVSVEAYPDLKANSNFQELQAQLEGTENRISVERRAYNDAVQEYNTTVRSFPNNIMAGIFGFKAKGTFKAAEGADKAPTVSF
- a CDS encoding TPM domain-containing protein, with product MEIFNQEEQEKIVQAISLAENRTSGEIRLVVERQLHGLEAYDQAKHYFEKLKMHHTTLRNGVLIYLATQDHQFAIIGDAGIHAKVGDDFWQSTKEKMVSFFRQGDYMNGLIEGIHEAGAQLATFFPRREDDVNELPNDIYFGKQ
- a CDS encoding YgcG family protein, translated to MLNKMQSLKGSTKLFFTFFLGLLLSVVAVAQDFPAVPNRLVTDYTNTLSSGQQMELEQKLLAFEDSTSIQIAVVVMNSTGDYDIADYGDRLAKQWGIGNKKYDNGILFLVALGDRAVTIRTGYGLEGAVPDVIAYRIIENEVKPAFRQGNYFSGIDNGVNAIISYSKGEYKADPKDSYSTEGGGGIPIIFIIIIIFVVLALISRGGGGKNGGGRVMNGRGSSDLFWWTLLNSLGRGGNDDDRFGGGGFGGGFGGGGGGGFGGFGGGGFGGGGASGRW
- a CDS encoding TlpA disulfide reductase family protein → MKRGILCLLGAIPSLLFAQEAFSVKGKLQNTDAPAKVYIQYAADGQRVIDSAAVVKGAFSYNGTVSEPTQAQLILSPDGAGIRTLRNPDRTAIYLSKGVINVEGATLKDAKVSGNAINDDFAKYRALVAPLNAEFEVLNKEYQAASDEQKNDEAFVNGLQERASAIFEKQTKIGEEFALNNPNSYVAMNLLEEMISAENVVSVGEPAYNKLSAALKNTAKGKAIAKKIETLKKVAIGATAPEFALPDTSGNVLALSSLRGKYVLIDFWASWCGPCRGENPNVVAAFNKFKDKNFTVLGVSLDRENGKEAWMKAIKDDKLEQWPHVSDLKFWKSEVVGLYGIQGIPQNFLIDPQGKIIASNLRGAALEAKLAEVIK
- the radA gene encoding DNA repair protein RadA; amino-acid sequence: MAKTKSAYFCQSCGYDSPKWLGQCPSCKQWNTFVEEVVEKSSSRVPEWRSTASSKADTKRANKAAIIHEIVYSEEQRIVTPDKEFNRVLGGGIVPGSLVLIGGEPGIGKSTLMLQLALTVSHVKTLYISGEESEQQIKMRAERLVQTSNANCYILTETSMQNIFKQIDQVQPNLLVIDSIQTLHSAQIESAPGSVSQVRECTAELLRFAKETNTPVFIVGHITKDGSIAGPKVLEHMVDTVLQFEGDRNHVYRILRAVKNRFGSSSELGIYEMQGSGLREVSNPSEIMLSQREEQVSGTAVAAMLEGMRPLMIEVQALVSNSAYGTPQRSSTGFDTKRLNMLLAVLEKRFGFRLSAQDVFLNIAGGIRVEDPAIDLAVVAAIISSQQDIPLGSNITFAGEVGLSGEIRAVNRIEQRIQEAEKLGFGQIFISKYNTKGLDAKKYDIAIRPVATLEDVFSALFG
- a CDS encoding RNA polymerase sigma factor, producing MYSNLEQEFVSLLEENQNILHKICKLYTVDLASHQDLFQEMVIQLWKSYPMFKGDSKFSTWAYRVSLNTAISLYRGRKIKITTVDWDNSLANIRYEEYNTEEEERLKSLYEAVRQLSDIDKALVYMYLEDKDYSEISETLGISEVNARVKMNRIKTKLKNMLAKQKIA